The Desulfurococcaceae archaeon DNA window CCTCACCCCATATTACGTCCGGTGGTAGCTTTTCCTCCAGGTTATAGGTTAGGAAAAGCACACACCTGTTCTTCAACGCCTTAAGTAGCTCATCCACGCCCAGCTCGGAGGGTTCCTCGAAAAAGACCATGTCGGGGCTCTTCAAGTAGCACTTAGACGCTATAATCAGTGTTGCGAGGCTCCTTAAGCTGACACTAGCTGTAACATTCCTCAACGGGTCTACCGGGTCCGGCATGTAAATGCATGAATCGGGGTACTTCGACCTTAGTGCCCTAATGAAGTCGTCTGAAAAAGCGGTTTCCAGGGTGTTAATAAAGACCGGTGGTTTCCACCTCGACGCTGCTTCTAAAACTTCTCTGAAGCCGCCATGAGCCACGACTAATAGTTCAGTGGCGTAACCACTAAAGCCCCTAGTCTTAACTTCTGCCCCGTATACTCCAATAGCCTTCATGAACTTTTTGAGCAGCCTTATATGATCCCTGAGCTCATCTGTTAAAACGCTGTTAAGGTACTTCGTGTGAAAGGGAGTCCTATCAACAGCCGTTTTAGCTAGTGTGGGGTCTTGTAGCCTTAATCCGGGTACTACATCGATTTCGATATTTTCGACTACTACGTGAATGTAGGGGTGTTCGGCGTATCTTAATTCGTGTTGACCTAGTTCCCGCGTGGCTTCGAGTAGTAGGGGGAATCCCTTCCTCTCGATATCCTCTCTACTCCACTCTTCGGGGAATAGCACAAATACGTCTACGTCTCTGTCACCTGAAAGCCAGGTATCGTGTGCCACGCTACCTTGAATGGTTACTTCCACGTCTATACCGTGCTTCTTTAACGCCGCGTTAAGCACATTGACTACTCTTCTACAAGTACTCCAAATGAGCTCGTACTCTTCACGCGCGGGCCTAATTCTAGAGAGAACTCGTAGCTCTAGCTCCGTAAGCTTGCTCATTATCCACCACTAGCTAGAACAGCTTAACGCTACATAGGTTACTGTATACTGGTCCACTGGGCGTTAGAACACTCCTCTTTACGTAGACCTCTGTCACATTGGAATACCCGAAGTCCGTATCGAGGAGGCTGTTCATTACCTTGAGTAACCTATCCACGTTTCTAGGGCCCTTTACTCTTATGAGTGTTATGTGTGGTACGAACTCCTCTCTTTCGGGCTGTACTCCGAGCTTTCTAGTAATGGTCTCCACGAGTCTGTATAGCTCTACCAGCTTATCCGATCCTTCGCTGACGCCAGCCCATATTACACGTGGCCTAGTGGGCGAAGGAAACGCGCCCAAACCTTTAACGTGTATCTGGAATTGCTGGAACTTCAAACCGGAAATCTCGTTACATAGAACTTTAACGAGTCCAGCGGGTACTTCGCCTATAAATCTAAGAGTCAGGTGTATGTTTTCGTCTTCAACGGGTTTTAAGTCCGTCCCTGTAGCCGCTAGCTGGTCCCTAACCTCTATTAGCTTCCTCAAGACATCTTTATTCTCTACTTCTACTGCTATGAACGTTCTAATGAGCTCGCTCAACTAGACCTCCCTTAGCAGTACCCAGATGTATGTGAACAAAACGGTCTTAAAATAGGTTTAAAAACCATGCTAAGGTTATTTTACGCCTGAACCCCCCATAAGCGTGCGTTGTAAATAGCGCAGTTGGTGCTTAATGTGCCTAGAACATTCATACTTGTCACGGGCATGCCTGGTTCTGGTAAGAGCATAGTAGTGAGCGTTGCAAAGGAGCTTGGTATACCCGTTTACACGATGGGTGATGTTGTTAGAGATGAGACTCTAAGGATGTATGGCACAATTACGCCGGAATTAATGGTCGAGACGTCCAGGCTTCTCAGGGAGCGGTTCGGCGAGGACATAATCGCGTTAAGAACGCTTGAAAGGGTGCGAGAAGATCATCGCGTAGTACTGATCGACGGCGTTAGGAGCCTTAAGGAAGTGGAACTCTTCCAGAAGTACGGCGACGTGGTAATAATCGCAGTACACGCATCCCCTAAGACGAGGTTTAAGAGACTACTAGAGAGGAAGAGGCCTGGAGATCCTTCAAGCTACGAGGAATTCGCAAGACGGGACTTGGCGGAACTGGGCTTCGGCCTTGGTCACGTCATAGCATTAGCAGACCATGTTATTATAAACGAGGACACGCCTGAAAAAGCCCGCGAAGAAGCTAGAAGAATACTGACCAGCCTGGTGGGACCTCATGGTAGAAATTGCTGTTGAAGCCGAGGTAAGGCCCACGGAGGACGTAGAAAAGGTAAAGAAAGCCCTGTCAACTGTGGTAAATGCGAGTGAATTCGTAATAGAAGAGATCGCAGCAGGCTTTAAGGTCATTAGAACTAAGTGCGATAGGATCGAGTGCATGGAGCCACTTAGAAACACCATTAAAATCCAACAAATAGAGCCGGCCGTGAGAGCCTACCTGTACAAGTATAAAAGCAAGGGCGTGTTAACGGTGATGTTACATAAGCAAGTAGCTTACGTAGGTAAAATCTCGCTAGTAGATGATGCACGGGAATCCCCGCTGGGTCCGATAAAGGTCGAAGTCTCGGGTACCGAAGAGGAGATCGAGGAATTAATAGATTACCTAACAGGCAAGTAATGCTATGCCCTTTACGAAGTTAAATAAGGGCCGCGACGGTATTACTATAGCATCACCATCATCCCATCAACCGCCACTACCGTATTTTTGAAAATCCTATAGGCATCGAAAAACGTTTCCTCGACGCCGTGCCTTGCACTAATGTGGAATAAAATCAACATTTTGGCCCCGCACTCGAGGGCGACCTTTGCTGCGTCTACAGAAGTTGAGTGCTTTTGCTCGTGGGCCTCTTTCTCGTATATACCTGTAAACGTAGCTTCGTGTATCAGAATATCTACGCCTTTACAGCTCTCTATCACACTCCGCACTGGTGCCGTGTCGCCGGTATAACATAGTGTCTTTTTGCCCACAGTGATGTGGAAGCCATATGCTTCCACGCCATGATCTACTGGGAAGGGCTTTGCAGAGATCTTCGGATCGACGTAAATGAAGTTCTCGTCTATGCCCAGAAGATCCAGCTTGAAGCCCGGCTTTACGAGCCCGCTCTTAAGCACTGCAACCAGTGCATCCTTAAGTTGCTTCGGCACAGCTATAGTGAGGGGCTCTTTTCTATTTGATAAAGTCATTGACTGCAGTAATCCAGGTAACCCTAAGTAGTGGTCTCCGTGGCCGTGCGTTATGAAAACAACCTTGACCTTTAATGGACTAAGGCCTGTTCTGAACATTTTTGCCTGGCACCCTTCACCGGGGTCCAATAAGTACACATCAGAGTCTACTTTAAGGGCTATGCAGGGTAGTAACCTCGTAATGGGCATTGCTGCACCTGTTCCCAGGAAGTATATCCTGGCATTCACCATTACCACTTCACCACGTTAATAACCCTCGTGAGGGCGCTGTGCACGTAGTCGTAGTATCTTCCAGCTAGCTTTAACCCATGGGTACTTATTATTTCGTCTACGTAGTCCTCGAGCCATAGTGGCGCCATGAAGCACGCATAACCGTTTTTTGATAAGTACTCTGAAAGCCTTTCAACGAACGAGCTGTAAAGCTGCTTGATTTCAGTTCCATGCGTGCTAGCGCCCTTACCATAAGGTAGGTCGGTAGCAACGTGATCCACCGCTTCGTAGGAGAGGTACCGGGAATCGCCTATTATCACTATGGAATTGGACTTGAAGTATTCAACGTTAAAAGACATGCCCTTAACGAGTTTCCAGTCTAAGTCCACGCCAATACCTCTCACGCCCATGGACCACGCCTCGACTAGGATCACTCCTGTACCGGCAAACGGATCTAGAAGAACCTCTCCTTCACGGGCTCTTGAAAGATTGATAAGCACCCTCGCGATATCGGGCGTTAACGCTATGCTTCTCTTAAATGGCATGTTTCTAGTCCTTATAAGCATTGACTTCCTGCTTTGTACGTACTTCTTAATACCGACGAAAACCAGTCCACTGGAAAATATGAGTCTTTTTTCTTCTCCAATCCGGGTACCTTGCTTAAGGCCCACTGCGTCTAGGAATTCCTTGACTGCCCTACTGCTAACGGTAGACTTGTACACGGATAGATGTATAACCCTGTCCCCAACAACTTCAGCAACTTCTTTAGCGCCTGTGAGAGAGTAGGCACTGTAAACGCCGAGAAGTAAGCCGCTCTCTTTAATAAAACCGGCTCTTCTCATGATCTTGGCGGCTACGTCTAGCCCTGCCGTAGATGAGCATATCATCGTGTAGCACTCTAAACTCTCATGTGGACTGTACACTTCGAGGAGTGCTTTTAACTCGCCTTCTGCGAGGTGCTCGTTGCCACCACGTAGTACGAAGTACGTTTTCAAAGGAAAACACCCTCGGCGCGCTTAGCCAGCGTAGCCGCTGTTCTCTATTAAAGGACCTTTTTTAACTCCTCTACTACTCTATGAGTCACGCTAACGTACTCTATTAACCTGTGCTCGTGTCTTATTCCCAGCGTATCTGCTAGTAAAACTCTAAGTGCGCCGGAAGCCTCTAGCTTCTTCACGGCATCGCCGACTAGTAATCCGTGAGTGGCCGCTACGACTACTTTCCTGGCACCGTTTTCGAGCAACATCTTTGAGGCTTCTGAAATTGTGCCACCGGTACTTATAATGTCATCTACCATAATTACATCCCTGCCCTTAATGCTTAGCTCCCTGGGAGTATACATTACTGTTCCCGTGACTCTATCACGTTGCTTAATAAGGTAGTCGTAGTCGAGCCCGTGAACTCTCGCCGCAATAAACGCTCTTTCCAAGGCGCCTTTATCCGGTGCAATTATAACCGGTTTTTCGAGGTAGCTCAAAGCCCGAGCTACCAGAACATCTGATACCACGACGTTAATTACAGGACCTTCAAAGCACTCTAGTACACGTGTACTATGAACATCAACCGTAATTAGCACGTTGGCACCCGCTACTCTGAGCGACTTGGTCACTAGACATGCTGAAATGGGTTCGCCGGGTAGGAAGACCTTGTCTTGCCTAGAGTACGCGAGGTAGGGGATTAACGCGATGACCTTTTTAGCGCCTGCATTTTTAGCGGCATTAATTATTAGCAACGTCTTAAAAAGCCTTCTATCCTGTTCCGGGAACAGCGTTGACACCACTATGACGTCCTGTGAAGCGATTTTCTCGGGAGCTGTTAACTTAATGTATAGTTCACCATCGGGAAACACTTTTTCCTGGACAGTTAAGAGGTCGGCTTCAATGGCCCTTGACAACTCCTCCGTTAACCAGTAACCAGGATAACCAATTATCACTACCAAGTACTTCACCATGAAAATATAACGGGCTAAAGAAGGTTAAATAAGTAATGAGGTGCGGCATTGAGTTATGTACAGACCCGAAGCATTCGATCCTAGTAGACCGGGTATTGCGCTCGCACGGCTATGGAGGGGCTTAGAAGGGGGCAGAGTAACCTGCGATCTTTGCCACAGGAGGTGCATCATAGTGCCCGGTGCCTTCGGTGCTTGTGGTGTCCGCTACAACCATAACGGGGCACTCTACACTACCGTATACGGCATACTCACAGCCGCGAACGCTGACCCCATAGAGAAAAAGCCATTAATGCACTTCCACCCCGGTGCATGTGTATTTTCCATATCGACGGCTGGTTGCAACTTCTACTGTAAGTTCTGCGATAACTGGGTTCTAAGCCAAAGCAGGAGGGACAGGATATTCGGTGAACCCTATGAACCAGAGGATGTGGTAGAACAAGCTAAACGCAGTGGATGCCATGGATTGAGCTACACCTACAACGAGCCAACAATATTCTTCGAGTTTGTACAAGACACAGCTAAGATAGCGAAGAAAGAAGGGCTTTTCAACACTATGGTCACGAACGGCTACATCACCCCAGAGGCGATTAGGGAGCTAAAAGGGCTCATGGATGCCGCCACGGTAGACTTCAAGAGCGGTGGCAACAAGGAGTTCTACAGGAAGTACATGGGTGTACCAGACCCGGAACCCATATTCGAAAGCTTACTAGAAATGAAAAAAGAGGGTTTATGGATCGAAGTAACAAACCTTGTTATACCAGAAGTGGGTGATAAGGTCGAGGACGTTAAAAAGCTCGCAAAATGGATTGCTGAAAATCTCAACGAGGAAACACCGTTCCACCTACTGCGATTCCATCCAGACTACCTATTACGAGACTTGCCATCAACACCTATCTCAACCTTAGAGAAGCTCGCTAAAACGGCCATGGAGTGCGGCTTAAAGCACGTATATGTGGGAAACGTGTGGGGACATCCACTTGAAAACACGTACTGTCCTAAGTGCAGAACGCTAGTCGTAGAAAGGGCCGGTTTCTTCGTGTCCAAGTGGAAGTTAAAAAACGACTTTACATGTCCTAGTTGTGGTTACAGGCTTAATTTCCGTGGGGAATTCCACGGTGTGAGGTATAGGAGCCTACTCTGGTGGTAGTGGATGCCCTACTTCATCGTCGTTCTAGGCACGGCAGGTAGTGGCAAGACGTCGCTGTCAAGCGTGCTACACACGTACTTAACTAGCCACCAGCTAGATGCGATAATCGTTAACTTAGATCCTGCCGTTGAAGAGCTACCATACGACCCTGACATTGACGTAAGAGATTACGTTGACGCGAGGGATATAATGAAGAAAACGGGACTAGGACCCAACGGCGCCTTAATAGCATCCATAGACCTACTCCTGGTAGACATAGAGGACATTAAGGAAGATGTATGGAGCTATAAAGCGAACTACGTGATCATAGATACCCCGGGCCAGATGGAGCTCTTCGCGTTCAGGCACACGGGACCGCTAGCACTTAGAGCTATCATCGGCGATGCCAAAGCAGTCGCCACCTTTCTAATAGACTCAACGTATACGACCGAACCTTCAAATCTCTTCTCCGCATTACTACTGGCAGCATCAACGCACGTGAGGCTTAAACTCCCACTAATAAACGTCTTGACTAAAATAGATCTGCTCCCGCCGGGTGAACTCGAAAAAACCATGGAAATGCTCGAAGACCCGGACGTGCTAGCTGCTAGTATAGCCAATGAAAAAGACCCTAGGTTGATATGGGGGTTTAACGAGGTATCAAGCTTGCTGGATAAGTTACTAGTATTTAGCATAATACCCGTATCTAACGTAACAGGCGAGGGCATAGACGACCTCTACGCATTAGTGCAGAGAGTAGTTGCAGGAGGCGAAGATTACTATACAGAAGAGCCTAGTCCTGTTTTATGATGTAGAACGTAGTCGAAGCCGCTGGTTGCGAAGCCTCCAAGCTACCGGGCAAAAGCCTATTACAGCTGAAGGCTCTGCATCCCGGGACAGGAAGTAAGCTAGTGTAACTAATAGTAAACGCTTTAAATAACCTCTTACTATACTTAACACATGGCTTGTTCTAATCTAATTAGAAACCCGGATTACAAGATCATTAAGGGTTTAATCAGTGTATCTAGAGGGCTGGAGAAGGCCGATATCCTAGTTAAGAACGTCAAGCTCGTTAACGTGTTTACCGGGGAAATACTAGAACCTGTAACCATCGCCATTAGCCGGGGACTAATAGCCACCACGACGAGAAGTATTGAAACGGATAGGTTCACAGGTCAAAACACGCTCGTAATCGACGGTAATGGCGAGCTCTACGCCGTACCGGGATTCATTGACGCGCATATCCACATAGAGTCGAGCTTTCTAAACCCCTTGGAGTTCTCCAAATTAGCTACTTTGCATGGAACGACAACCGTGGTCGCAGACCCTCACGAGATAGCCAACGTATGCGGCCTAGAGTGCCTGGAATGGTTTATCAACGCCTCCCGAAACCTCCCCATGAAAATACTAGTGCAGGTTCCATGCTGCGTTCCACCAGTACCTGAAGAGCTGGATAACCCTGGTGTTACAGTACCGCTGGATACGGTGAAGAAGCTCCTTTCAAGCAGAGAATACTTTGGCTTGGGAGAGTTAATGAACTACTCCGCTGTAG harbors:
- the cca gene encoding CCA tRNA nucleotidyltransferase, with product MSKLTELELRVLSRIRPAREEYELIWSTCRRVVNVLNAALKKHGIDVEVTIQGSVAHDTWLSGDRDVDVFVLFPEEWSREDIERKGFPLLLEATRELGQHELRYAEHPYIHVVVENIEIDVVPGLRLQDPTLAKTAVDRTPFHTKYLNSVLTDELRDHIRLLKKFMKAIGVYGAEVKTRGFSGYATELLVVAHGGFREVLEAASRWKPPVFINTLETAFSDDFIRALRSKYPDSCIYMPDPVDPLRNVTASVSLRSLATLIIASKCYLKSPDMVFFEEPSELGVDELLKALKNRCVLFLTYNLEEKLPPDVIWGEVQRVSSRLVKLLEVFGVNVVDYSSWTNEKDVGVVVVELGSCILWNYKHYRGPCIVHDDERLVNFIRKHVGKGYGPWITSEGCLESMDIRSEVDIVKLLESRWSEYTVAPHLKAVKPSIGVASRGLILKLLEEGAGRWLRDFILKTPSWMEKCTF
- the thpR gene encoding RNA 2',3'-cyclic phosphodiesterase, with protein sequence MSELIRTFIAVEVENKDVLRKLIEVRDQLAATGTDLKPVEDENIHLTLRFIGEVPAGLVKVLCNEISGLKFQQFQIHVKGLGAFPSPTRPRVIWAGVSEGSDKLVELYRLVETITRKLGVQPEREEFVPHITLIRVKGPRNVDRLLKVMNSLLDTDFGYSNVTEVYVKRSVLTPSGPVYSNLCSVKLF
- a CDS encoding AAA family ATPase, which encodes MPRTFILVTGMPGSGKSIVVSVAKELGIPVYTMGDVVRDETLRMYGTITPELMVETSRLLRERFGEDIIALRTLERVREDHRVVLIDGVRSLKEVELFQKYGDVVIIAVHASPKTRFKRLLERKRPGDPSSYEEFARRDLAELGFGLGHVIALADHVIINEDTPEKAREEARRILTSLVGPHGRNCC
- a CDS encoding RNA-binding domain-containing protein; translation: MVEIAVEAEVRPTEDVEKVKKALSTVVNASEFVIEEIAAGFKVIRTKCDRIECMEPLRNTIKIQQIEPAVRAYLYKYKSKGVLTVMLHKQVAYVGKISLVDDARESPLGPIKVEVSGTEEEIEELIDYLTGK
- a CDS encoding ribonuclease Z encodes the protein MVNARIYFLGTGAAMPITRLLPCIALKVDSDVYLLDPGEGCQAKMFRTGLSPLKVKVVFITHGHGDHYLGLPGLLQSMTLSNRKEPLTIAVPKQLKDALVAVLKSGLVKPGFKLDLLGIDENFIYVDPKISAKPFPVDHGVEAYGFHITVGKKTLCYTGDTAPVRSVIESCKGVDILIHEATFTGIYEKEAHEQKHSTSVDAAKVALECGAKMLILFHISARHGVEETFFDAYRIFKNTVVAVDGMMVML
- a CDS encoding RNA methyltransferase is translated as MKTYFVLRGGNEHLAEGELKALLEVYSPHESLECYTMICSSTAGLDVAAKIMRRAGFIKESGLLLGVYSAYSLTGAKEVAEVVGDRVIHLSVYKSTVSSRAVKEFLDAVGLKQGTRIGEEKRLIFSSGLVFVGIKKYVQSRKSMLIRTRNMPFKRSIALTPDIARVLINLSRAREGEVLLDPFAGTGVILVEAWSMGVRGIGVDLDWKLVKGMSFNVEYFKSNSIVIIGDSRYLSYEAVDHVATDLPYGKGASTHGTEIKQLYSSFVERLSEYLSKNGYACFMAPLWLEDYVDEIISTHGLKLAGRYYDYVHSALTRVINVVKW
- the prs gene encoding ribose-phosphate diphosphokinase → MVKYLVVIIGYPGYWLTEELSRAIEADLLTVQEKVFPDGELYIKLTAPEKIASQDVIVVSTLFPEQDRRLFKTLLIINAAKNAGAKKVIALIPYLAYSRQDKVFLPGEPISACLVTKSLRVAGANVLITVDVHSTRVLECFEGPVINVVVSDVLVARALSYLEKPVIIAPDKGALERAFIAARVHGLDYDYLIKQRDRVTGTVMYTPRELSIKGRDVIMVDDIISTGGTISEASKMLLENGARKVVVAATHGLLVGDAVKKLEASGALRVLLADTLGIRHEHRLIEYVSVTHRVVEELKKVL
- the amrS gene encoding AmmeMemoRadiSam system radical SAM enzyme encodes the protein MYRPEAFDPSRPGIALARLWRGLEGGRVTCDLCHRRCIIVPGAFGACGVRYNHNGALYTTVYGILTAANADPIEKKPLMHFHPGACVFSISTAGCNFYCKFCDNWVLSQSRRDRIFGEPYEPEDVVEQAKRSGCHGLSYTYNEPTIFFEFVQDTAKIAKKEGLFNTMVTNGYITPEAIRELKGLMDAATVDFKSGGNKEFYRKYMGVPDPEPIFESLLEMKKEGLWIEVTNLVIPEVGDKVEDVKKLAKWIAENLNEETPFHLLRFHPDYLLRDLPSTPISTLEKLAKTAMECGLKHVYVGNVWGHPLENTYCPKCRTLVVERAGFFVSKWKLKNDFTCPSCGYRLNFRGEFHGVRYRSLLWW
- a CDS encoding ATP/GTP-binding protein yields the protein MPYFIVVLGTAGSGKTSLSSVLHTYLTSHQLDAIIVNLDPAVEELPYDPDIDVRDYVDARDIMKKTGLGPNGALIASIDLLLVDIEDIKEDVWSYKANYVIIDTPGQMELFAFRHTGPLALRAIIGDAKAVATFLIDSTYTTEPSNLFSALLLAASTHVRLKLPLINVLTKIDLLPPGELEKTMEMLEDPDVLAASIANEKDPRLIWGFNEVSSLLDKLLVFSIIPVSNVTGEGIDDLYALVQRVVAGGEDYYTEEPSPVL